Below is a genomic region from Actinomadura sp. NAK00032.
CATGGACGCGCTGGCCAGGCGGCGGCGCACGGCCGCCGGCCGATGAGCCCGCGGGCGCGGTGACCGCGTGGACGCGGTGACCCGGTGAACGCGGCCGGGGACGCCTGGGAGCCGGTGGCCCGCACCATCGGCTCCCAGGCGTGGCCGGGCGGGGATTCCGCCGGTACGTCCGCCATGACCGCTGCTGATACGCTCACGGATCACGACCGCCTGGCGCGCGGCGGCGGTGTGGCACGGTGGGAGCCCCTCGGCATGTCAGTGACGCCAGCCATCGACCTGCGCGGCATCGAGAAGAGCTTCGGTTCCGTGAGGGTTCTGCACGACGTCTCGTTCTCCGCCTACCCCGGCGAGATCACCGCACTGGTCGGCGACAACGGCGCCGGCAAGTCCACGCTGGTCAACTGCATCGGCGGCATCCATCGGTTCGACAAGGGCGAGTACCGGTTCGAGGGCGAGCCGGTGCGGATCGCCGGCCCGCGCGCCGCGGCGCGGCTCGGCATCGAGATCGTCCACCAGGACCTCGCGCTCTGCGAGAACCTCGACATCGTGCAGAACCTCTTCCTCGGCCGCGAGCGGCGCAGCGGCCCCGTCCTCGACGAGGATCTGATGGAGGAGACCGCGCGCACCGCGCTGTCGGGGCTCGCCGTCCGCACGCTGGGCTCGGTCCGCCGCCGGGTCGCCACGCTGTCGGGCGGGCAGCGGCAGATCGTCGCCATCGCCCGCGCCGTCCTGCAGGACGCCAAGGTCGTCGTGCTGGACGAGCCGTCCGCCGCGCTCGGCATCGCGCAGAGCCAGCAGGTGCTGGAGTTCGTCCGCCGGCTCGCCGACAAGGGCCTCGCGGTCGTGCTGATCTCGCACAACATGAACGACGTCTTCGCGATCTCCGACCGGATCGCCGCGCTCTACCTCGGCCGGATGGTCGCCCAGGTCAGGACCGCCGACGTCACCCACCGCCAGATCGTCGAGCTGATCACCTCGGGCACCGGGGGAGAGCTGGGGCTGCGCCGATGATGAAGGCGGGCCCGTCACAAGAGGACATCCGGCGCCACAACCTCGGGACACTGCTGCGCTTCGTGCACCTGCGGGGCCCGGCGTCGCGGGCGACGCTGGCCGAGTCGCTCGGCCTCAACCGCAGCACGATCATGGCGCTGACGTCCGACCTCACCGCGGCCGGGCTCGTCCGCGAGGAGCTGCCGCGCGGCCCCGGGCGCCGCGCCGGGCGGCCCTCCCTCGTCGTGCGGCCCGAGTCGACCCGCGTGTACGTGCTGGCGTTCGAGGTCGGCGTCGACCGGCTCGTCGTCGCCCGCGTCGGCCTCGGCGGCGTCGTGCTGGACCGCCGCGAGGGCGTGCGCGCCCGCGACTCCGACCCCGCCGACCTGCTCGGCGTGCTCGTCGCGGGCGCCCGCTCGCTGGTGCGCAAGGCCGAGCGCGACGCCGTCTGCGTCGGTGCCGCCCTCGGGTTCCCCGGCACCGTCCGCCGCGCCGACGACACCATCATGTTCGGCCCGAACCTCGACGTCGGCGACCTGCGGCTCGGGGACGCGCTGTCGCGCCGCCTCGGCCTCGGCATCTCCGTCTCGGTCTGCAACGACGCCAACCTCGGCGCGCTCGCCGAGCACGAGCGCGGCGCCGGGGTGAACTGCGACAACCTCATCTACCTGCACGGCGACGTCGGCGTCGGCGGCGGCATCATCGCGCACGGCCGGCTGCTCGGCGGCGACGAGGGGTTCGGCGGCGAGATCGGCCACATGATCATCAACCCGGGCGGGCGGCGCTGCGCGTGCGGCTCGAAGGGCTGCCTGGAGGCCGAGGTCGGCGAGCGGGCCCTGCTGCACCACGCCGGCCAGGAGGAGCATCCGGGGCAGGCGGGCCGGGACGCGGTCCGCGCCGTCCTCGCCTCCGCCGACGCGGGCGACATCGCCGCGCGGGAGGCGCTGCACCGGGTCGGGACCTGGCTCGGCCTCGGCGTGGCCAGCCTGGTCAACGTGTTCAACCCCGGCATGATCGTCTTCGGCGGGACGCTCCGCGACATCTACCTCGGCGCCGCCGCGCAGATCCGCAGCGTCCTCGCCACCGGCGCGCTCGCCGCGCCCCGCGAGAAGGTCAAGCTCCGCACGGCCGCGCTCGGCGACGACACCACCCTCGTCGGCGCCGCCGAGTTCGCGTTCGCCGAGGTCCTGTCGGACCCCGTCCAGGTGCTGACCAGGCTGCGGGCCCCCGAGGACAGCCCGGTCTGAGACCCGGCGGCCCGGTCCGAGGCCCCGCTAGGGGCGCCGGGCCTCCGGCGCGTGCAGGGGACCCGCGCTGTACGGGGTGACGAACGCGAAGGCCGTCATGCCGTCCATCAGCAGGCCGCCGGCGGCGGCGAGCCGCGGCTTGAGGCGCGCGCCGAGGCGGGCGCGCTCGTGCAGGGCCGCCCACGCCAGCCAGCCGACCCCGACCACGGCCCAGTAGGACACCAGCCGGTACAGGCCGACGGCCGCCGCGGCGGGGGAGAGGGCCGCGCCGAACGCCACCAGGGACGCGGCCATGCTGCCCTCGATCGCGCCGAGGCCGCCCGGCAGCAGCGGCAGCGCGCTGCCCGCGGCCTGCGCGGCGAAGTAGGTGAGGGCGACCCCGTTCGGGGAGACCTCGATGCCGACCGCGTTCGCCGCCGCCAGCAGCGCCAGGATGTCGAACACCCAGTTCAGCAGGGCGAGCGAGGCGAGCGCGGCCCAGTCGCGGCGGGTCGGGCGCAGCACGTCGCGGACGCCGGCCAGCCGCTCGGCGTGCGGGGCGATCCGCGGCCGGGCGAGCGCCCACCGGTGGGCGCGGCGCAGCGGCGCCGCCAGCGCGGCGCGCGTCCGCGGCCGCCGCAGCGCCGGGATGAGCGGCACCGCGAGCACCAGCGGGACGGCCAGCGCGGCCAGCGCGGGCCCGCGGGCGTGCGGGTCGGCCAGCAGCGCCAGCAGGCCCACCAGCGTGTAGGCGGACGTGGTGATCACCCCGCCGGCCAGGATCACCGCCGTGGCCAGCGGCGCCGACGCCCCGCCGCGGCGGAACTGCCGGAACGTGTAGACGACGCTCACCGCGGGGCCCGCCGGCAGCGTCGTGGACAGCGCGTTGCCCGCGTAGGTGATCGCGAACGCGCGGCGCAGCGGCATCCGCAGGCCGCCGACGCGCAGCAGCCGGCGCTGCAGCCGGGCGAACGCGCCCATCGACCCCGCCACGGCCAGCACGACCATCGTGAGCCAGCCCGGGTCGGCGTGCGCCGCCGCCGACCAGATGGCGCCGAGGTCGGGCAGTTCGTCGCGGTAGAGGGGGAAGGCCGCGAGCGCGGCGAGGATCAGCGCCCACTGGACGAGCAGCCCCGCCCTGCGCCGCCACCAGGGGCGCCGCGCGGCCTGATCGTCGTGCCCGCCGGGAATCGGGAACGGGGACTCGGCGTCGGCCGCACGAGGCTCGGCGTCGGCGTCGACGGGCTCGGCGTCGGCCGGAGGGCGGACCGGTGCCGCGACTGTCTCATGCATGTCCCGGTCACCTCGCAAGATCGCCCGCAATGCGCAACCTACGGCCCGCCTATGACATTCCCCCGGGTCCGGCAGCGAACCGCAAAGAGACCCCCGTCACACGCGTCACCGGCGGCCGCGCGGACGCGGACGCGCGTGCGCGGGCGCGCGGACGCGCGGTCAGGGCCGCCGCGTCGGGTTGACGGCGTCGGACTCGGCGGCGGTGTCCGGGCGGGGGCGCTCGTCGTCCCCCTCCCGGACGGTCTGCCGCTCGTACTCGGTGATGCCGAGCCCGTCCCTGCTCTGCTCGGGCTCCTCGATCACCAGGTCGTCGGGCGGGTCGGTCACGTACTCCTCGGTCAGGCCGATCTCCTCGTCCTGATCGTTGTCGCCCATGTCGTCGATGTCGTCACGAAAGTCGCGCGTCTCACCGGGCCTGCGTGCCCTCATCGTTCCTCCCGGTTCGTCTGCTTTCCTGCTGATCGAACCGGTATCCCCGCTGACCGGGCCCCTACTCGTGATCGCGGACGGATCTCCCCGCGGTCGCGGACGGCCCTACCCGCGGTCGCGGACGGCGACGAGCCCGCCGATGACGCCGATGTACGCGCTGCCGTCCGGGCCGATCGTGATGGGCGCCCAGTTGTTGTCGAACCACTTGCCCGTACCCGTGAGCACCTTGTAGACGGTCTTGCCCGTGTGGACGTCCACCGCCGTCAGGTACCAGGCGTCGATGAGGTCACGCCGGGGCTCCTTCGTGTACAGGTACAGCAGCCCGTTGGGCACCGAGACCTTCGGCACGGTGGACGGCGAGCGCTCCTGGCTCGTCCAGACGGTCTCGCAGCCCTGACCTCCGGACTTCACGTCCACCCGGCTCACCCCGCCCGTGGACGACCCTCCCGGCGGAAGCTCGAAGAAGTTGCGGTAGCCGTAGTTGTTCTCGACGAACAGGCTGTCGCCGTAGCCGATGAGGGAGTTGTCCGTCGCGCTGGCCCCGCTGCCGAACACGGGGATCTGGCAGACCAGCCCACCGTCGGCCCTGCGCCGGACGATGACGTGCATGCGGTCGTCGGCGTTGTCGGTGATGGCCACGTAGCCGTCACCGAAGAACGTGGGAGTCGTCCCCGATCCCTGGTCGATCTGGCCGGGCTTGCGTCCGGTACCTCTGTCATAGGGCTGGCGCCACAGGACCTTCGGCATGCCGCTCGCGTCGGCCCGCATCTGGTACAGCGCGTGGTCGGAGACGATGGAGACGCCGTCCTCGGCCGCGGCGAAGGAGTTCTGGATGCTCTCCCCGGTGAGCCGCGTCATCCGGACGTTGCCCGACTCCGGGTCCACCGTGCCGATCCGCCCGTTCCGGGTGATCCACCAGATCAGGCCGCCCCAGTCGGGCCCGACCGCGGTGATCGGGTCGCATTCGCCCTTCGGCCACGGGTTGGTCCACGTGGCGCAGTCGTGGGGCAGGTAGCCGCTCAGGTCCCAGTCGTCGGTCACCGTGAAGCGCCACTTGCCGTCCGGCCCCTTCTCATGCGCGAACCGGCGCAGATGGAACGCCGAATCCGCCAGGACGGCGCGGTCCTGCGGATCCAGGTAGTAGTACGCCCCGCCCGAGGTGTCGGTGAGCACCTTGTCGAGGCTCAGCGAGAACACCGCCTGGACGGTCGACGGCCGCGGCGGCAGGTCGTAGGTCGCGAGGTCCTTGAGCGTCCTCGGGTCGATCAGCCGCAGGACGAAGTTCTGCCCGCGCGTGCACTGCGCGACGATCAGGCCCGTCCGCCGCGCGAACGTCACCGTCGAGCACAGCCCCGGCAGCCCCCCGCCCTTGGCCTCGTTCAGCACCTCGGGATCGCGGCCGAGCGGACCCGGGAACGGGTAGGTGTCGGAGGCGTAGCTGTCGGCGTGCATCGACGACGTCCCCACCGGCCCCTGGTGCGGGTTGGCCGGAACAGGCCGCCCGGCGAGCGGGCGCGG
It encodes:
- a CDS encoding ROK family transcriptional regulator, whose protein sequence is MKAGPSQEDIRRHNLGTLLRFVHLRGPASRATLAESLGLNRSTIMALTSDLTAAGLVREELPRGPGRRAGRPSLVVRPESTRVYVLAFEVGVDRLVVARVGLGGVVLDRREGVRARDSDPADLLGVLVAGARSLVRKAERDAVCVGAALGFPGTVRRADDTIMFGPNLDVGDLRLGDALSRRLGLGISVSVCNDANLGALAEHERGAGVNCDNLIYLHGDVGVGGGIIAHGRLLGGDEGFGGEIGHMIINPGGRRCACGSKGCLEAEVGERALLHHAGQEEHPGQAGRDAVRAVLASADAGDIAAREALHRVGTWLGLGVASLVNVFNPGMIVFGGTLRDIYLGAAAQIRSVLATGALAAPREKVKLRTAALGDDTTLVGAAEFAFAEVLSDPVQVLTRLRAPEDSPV
- a CDS encoding ATP-binding cassette domain-containing protein, encoding MSVTPAIDLRGIEKSFGSVRVLHDVSFSAYPGEITALVGDNGAGKSTLVNCIGGIHRFDKGEYRFEGEPVRIAGPRAAARLGIEIVHQDLALCENLDIVQNLFLGRERRSGPVLDEDLMEETARTALSGLAVRTLGSVRRRVATLSGGQRQIVAIARAVLQDAKVVVLDEPSAALGIAQSQQVLEFVRRLADKGLAVVLISHNMNDVFAISDRIAALYLGRMVAQVRTADVTHRQIVELITSGTGGELGLRR
- a CDS encoding lysylphosphatidylglycerol synthase transmembrane domain-containing protein, with the translated sequence MHETVAAPVRPPADAEPVDADAEPRAADAESPFPIPGGHDDQAARRPWWRRRAGLLVQWALILAALAAFPLYRDELPDLGAIWSAAAHADPGWLTMVVLAVAGSMGAFARLQRRLLRVGGLRMPLRRAFAITYAGNALSTTLPAGPAVSVVYTFRQFRRGGASAPLATAVILAGGVITTSAYTLVGLLALLADPHARGPALAALAVPLVLAVPLIPALRRPRTRAALAAPLRRAHRWALARPRIAPHAERLAGVRDVLRPTRRDWAALASLALLNWVFDILALLAAANAVGIEVSPNGVALTYFAAQAAGSALPLLPGGLGAIEGSMAASLVAFGAALSPAAAAVGLYRLVSYWAVVGVGWLAWAALHERARLGARLKPRLAAAGGLLMDGMTAFAFVTPYSAGPLHAPEARRP